From Mercenaria mercenaria strain notata chromosome 17, MADL_Memer_1, whole genome shotgun sequence, the proteins below share one genomic window:
- the LOC128545881 gene encoding uncharacterized protein LOC128545881 — MDNYRKQKLICFFLCLVGMIAIMFEVIGCSTEAWLSYDMDIHISSYKIKTSVSIGLWTVTSCVTDESNSIYVGNPVTECKTVTIEQLNKAIAMSNGTFKEQGKEFLKSFLPQKILTVAGGLLALCSLALTYSFARTKPMKLHRERSFLHSMLDHIRRTTVCSCGYPEPQQC, encoded by the exons ATGGATAATTATAGAAAACAAAAGTTGAtatgtttttttctatgtttGGTCGGCATGATTGCAATCATGTTTGAAGTAATCGGTTGTTCTACCGAAGCATGGCTAAGCTATGATATGGACATACATATTAGTTCATATAAGATAAAGACCTCGGTATCTATTGGATTATGGACTGTCACTTCTTGCGTAACCGACGAAAGCAACTCCATTTATGTGGGCAACCCAGTGACAGAATGCAAAACAGTTACTATTGAGCAATTAAACAAGGCCATTGCTATGTCTAATGGCACTTTCAAAG AACAAGGAAAGGAGTTTCTGAAGAGTTTTCTCCCGCAGAAGATTCTAACAGTAGCCGGTGGATTGCTAGCATTATGCAGCTTAGCGCTAACATACTCGTTCGCCAGGACTAAGCCAATGAAACTACACCGTGAGCGCAGTTTCCTGCATAGTATGCTGGATCATATCAG